In Rahnella aquatilis CIP 78.65 = ATCC 33071, one DNA window encodes the following:
- the smrA gene encoding DNA endonuclease SmrA, with amino-acid sequence MSEDDDLFSQEMAGVQPLASDKQVVYLKNSAAVHKVSADSASEVRENPLTTGFLNILPCDEPLGYKHDGVQQGVLDKLRQGKYPPQASLNLLRQPVEKCRQALFAFFCQAQAENLRTLLIIHGRGREDESHANIVRSYIAKWLQQLDDVQAFCIAVQKDGGAGACYVALKKTAQAKQENWERHAKRSR; translated from the coding sequence ATGAGCGAAGATGATGATTTATTCAGCCAGGAGATGGCAGGCGTACAGCCACTGGCGTCGGATAAACAGGTGGTCTACCTCAAAAACTCAGCCGCGGTGCATAAGGTGAGTGCAGACTCTGCGTCAGAAGTACGCGAGAATCCGCTGACTACCGGCTTTCTGAATATTTTGCCGTGCGATGAGCCTCTGGGATACAAACATGATGGTGTACAGCAGGGCGTGCTGGATAAACTCCGGCAGGGGAAATACCCGCCGCAAGCCAGCCTGAATCTGCTGCGCCAACCCGTTGAAAAGTGCCGTCAGGCGCTTTTCGCCTTTTTCTGTCAGGCTCAGGCTGAAAATTTACGCACCTTGCTGATTATTCACGGGCGTGGCCGCGAAGACGAAAGTCATGCGAATATTGTGCGCAGTTATATTGCCAAATGGCTGCAGCAACTGGATGACGTGCAGGCGTTTTGCATCGCTGTTCAGAAGGACGGCGGTGCCGGTGCCTGTTATGTGGCGTTGAAGAAAACCGCGCAGGCAAAACAGGAAAACTGGGAGCGTCACGCCAAACGCAGCCGGTAA
- a CDS encoding mannosyl-3-phosphoglycerate phosphatase-related protein, which translates to MPYLDDPLIIFTDLDGSLLDHHDYSWQPAQPWLDKLSAAQVPLILTTSKTSAEVAELQSALNLTQQPFIAENGAIIHLPSDWRDQDAVPFHISGADYREIRQTLVELRQRYDFEFRGFGDVTAKQVAVWTGLTEKDAARAMQRDASEPLIWFGNDLDFAHLKKCLAREGLALTRGGRFWHVMGAGAGKGQAVQWLSERFQQKRGQPVLSIGLGDGPNDLSMLEAVNYAVVIKGHHEHEMLLHRDDEAHVFRTDEFGPRGWSQGLNHFITLL; encoded by the coding sequence ATGCCTTACCTTGATGATCCCTTGATTATTTTTACTGACCTTGATGGCTCACTGCTGGACCATCATGATTACAGTTGGCAACCCGCGCAGCCCTGGCTGGATAAACTCTCGGCAGCGCAGGTTCCGTTAATTTTAACCACCAGCAAAACGTCAGCCGAAGTGGCTGAACTGCAATCGGCCCTGAACCTGACACAACAGCCTTTTATTGCAGAAAATGGCGCAATCATTCATCTGCCGTCTGACTGGCGGGATCAGGACGCCGTGCCATTTCACATTTCCGGCGCGGATTATCGTGAGATCCGCCAGACGCTGGTGGAACTGCGCCAGCGTTATGATTTTGAGTTTCGCGGCTTTGGTGATGTCACCGCGAAGCAGGTCGCAGTCTGGACCGGACTGACAGAAAAGGACGCGGCACGGGCAATGCAACGTGATGCGTCTGAACCGCTGATCTGGTTTGGTAATGATCTGGATTTTGCGCACCTGAAAAAGTGTCTGGCACGCGAAGGTCTGGCGCTGACACGCGGCGGGCGTTTCTGGCATGTGATGGGAGCCGGTGCCGGTAAAGGTCAGGCAGTGCAATGGTTATCGGAGCGCTTTCAGCAAAAACGCGGTCAGCCGGTGTTAAGCATTGGACTGGGCGATGGCCCGAATGATTTATCGATGCTGGAAGCGGTGAATTATGCCGTGGTGATCAAAGGCCATCATGAGCATGAGATGTTGCTGCACCGGGACGATGAGGCCCATGTTTTTCGCACCGATGAATTTGGCCCGCGCGGCTGGAGTCAGGGACTGAATCATTTTATTACCCTTCTTTGA
- a CDS encoding glycosyl transferase, protein MSDFYQDGVITNFHNLTNRKVEELEYDLQVFSGRRSMGLILPSLFSELEGPALTRIVDELTKVPYLEEIVIGLDRADRDQFLFAREFFSRLPQRHRILWNDGPRLTALDEELKKENLSPNEPGKGRNVWFCVGYTLASRRTSVVGLHDCDIVTYSRDMLARLMYPVANPNFHYDFCKGYYARVADGKFNGRVGRLLVFPLLKSLQIVYGHSDFLEYLRTFRYPLSGEFAMRTHVLNDLRIPSDWGLEIGVLSELHRNTATKRICQVDIADNYDHKHQPMSEEDASNGLQRMSIDITKALYRKMAILGVNITSESFRILKATYYRNALDMIDGFENDAKMNGLTFDRHSEESAVELFSGAIMEAGQAFVDTPSEKPFIPSWSRVQSAFPDMLDRIHEAVEKDNEGDV, encoded by the coding sequence ATGAGCGATTTTTATCAGGATGGTGTCATTACTAATTTTCATAACCTGACGAACCGCAAAGTCGAAGAACTGGAATACGATTTGCAGGTGTTCTCGGGCCGCCGTTCAATGGGATTAATATTACCGTCATTATTTTCAGAACTGGAAGGTCCGGCGCTGACCCGCATCGTTGATGAGCTGACGAAAGTCCCGTATCTGGAAGAAATCGTTATTGGTTTAGATCGTGCTGACCGTGATCAGTTTTTGTTTGCCCGCGAATTTTTCTCCCGCCTGCCACAACGTCACCGCATTTTATGGAATGACGGGCCGCGCCTGACTGCGCTGGATGAGGAACTCAAGAAAGAAAATCTTTCGCCGAATGAGCCGGGCAAAGGCCGCAATGTCTGGTTTTGTGTCGGCTATACGCTGGCCTCACGACGGACCTCAGTCGTCGGTCTGCATGATTGTGACATTGTCACGTACAGCCGCGATATGCTGGCACGCCTGATGTATCCTGTGGCTAATCCGAATTTCCATTACGATTTCTGCAAAGGCTATTACGCCCGAGTGGCAGACGGGAAATTCAACGGGCGCGTCGGCCGTCTGCTGGTGTTCCCTCTGCTGAAATCTCTGCAAATTGTTTACGGCCACTCTGATTTTCTGGAGTATCTGCGCACCTTCCGTTACCCGCTTTCCGGTGAATTTGCCATGCGCACGCATGTACTGAACGATTTGCGCATTCCGAGTGACTGGGGGCTGGAAATTGGTGTGCTGTCAGAGTTGCACCGGAATACGGCGACCAAGCGTATTTGTCAGGTGGATATCGCTGACAATTACGATCATAAACACCAGCCGATGTCAGAAGAAGATGCGTCGAATGGTTTACAGCGCATGAGTATTGATATCACCAAAGCGCTGTACCGTAAGATGGCCATTCTGGGTGTGAATATTACCAGTGAGTCTTTCCGTATTCTGAAAGCGACCTATTATCGTAATGCGCTGGATATGATCGACGGGTTTGAAAATGACGCAAAAATGAACGGGTTAACTTTTGATCGCCACAGCGAGGAATCAGCGGTGGAATTGTTCTCAGGCGCGATCATGGAAGCCGGTCAGGCTTTTGTGGATACGCCGAGCGAAAAGCCGTTTATCCCAAGCTGGAGCCGTGTGCAGTCCGCCTTCCCGGATATGCTGGACCGCATTCATGAAGCGGTGGAAAAAGATAATGAAGGCGATGTGTAA
- a CDS encoding TerC/Alx family metal homeostasis membrane protein, translating to MQSDSLGFPFETTLVFVVVAVAALLTDIFAHRSHKPIGLKSASLWTVFWIAVSLGFAGFLYIHHGKEVASLFLTGYALEQVLSIDNLFVIMAIFAWFKVPDGYRHRILYWGVIGAIVFRGIFVVIGTSLLALGPWVEMVFAVVILWTAILMMRAGNNDEENDDYSDHIANRLVRRFFPVFPKLVGPHFLVSSEQVDAELAKPENQGFSFTVKKGVRYATPLLLCIAVVEISDLMFAFDSVPAVIAVSREPLIVYSAMMFAVLGLRTMYFVLEALRKYLVHLEKSVIFLLFFVAAKLALNSSNHLWHHGIEISALASLYVVLGVLALGIIASLLFPGKKAAA from the coding sequence ATGCAGTCTGATTCTCTGGGTTTTCCGTTTGAAACCACGCTTGTTTTTGTTGTTGTAGCCGTTGCGGCGCTGCTGACTGACATCTTTGCTCACCGCAGTCATAAGCCTATCGGCCTGAAAAGTGCTTCTCTCTGGACCGTATTCTGGATCGCCGTTTCTCTGGGTTTTGCCGGATTTTTATATATCCACCATGGCAAAGAAGTTGCCAGTTTGTTCCTGACCGGTTATGCGCTGGAACAGGTGCTTTCCATTGATAACCTGTTTGTGATTATGGCCATTTTCGCCTGGTTTAAAGTGCCGGATGGCTATCGTCACCGCATTCTTTACTGGGGCGTGATTGGCGCGATTGTCTTCCGGGGTATTTTCGTGGTGATTGGTACCAGCCTGCTGGCGCTGGGGCCATGGGTCGAAATGGTGTTTGCTGTCGTCATTCTCTGGACCGCTATTCTGATGATGCGCGCTGGCAACAATGACGAAGAAAATGATGATTACTCTGATCATATTGCTAACCGACTGGTACGCCGTTTCTTCCCGGTGTTTCCGAAACTGGTGGGGCCACATTTCCTGGTCAGCAGTGAGCAGGTCGACGCTGAACTGGCGAAGCCGGAGAATCAGGGTTTTAGTTTTACGGTGAAGAAGGGCGTGCGTTATGCAACGCCGTTGCTGTTATGTATTGCCGTGGTTGAGATTTCAGACCTCATGTTTGCATTTGACAGCGTACCCGCCGTTATCGCCGTCAGTCGTGAACCCCTGATCGTCTATTCCGCCATGATGTTTGCTGTGCTCGGTTTACGCACGATGTATTTCGTGCTTGAGGCCCTGCGTAAGTATCTGGTTCATCTGGAGAAATCAGTCATCTTCCTGCTGTTCTTTGTCGCCGCAAAACTGGCACTGAATTCCAGTAATCATCTGTGGCATCACGGGATTGAAATCAGTGCACTGGCCAGTCTTTATGTTGTGTTGGGTGTTCTGGCCTTAGGCATTATTGCCAGCTTACTTTTCCCCGGAAAAAAAGCCGCCGCGTAA
- a CDS encoding FNR family transcription factor: protein MIPEKRIIRRIQSGGCAIHCQDCSISQLCIPFTLNEHELDQLDNIIERKKPIQKGQALFKAGDELKSLYAIRSGTIKSYTITEQGDEQITGFHLAGDLVGFDAIGGLQHPSFAQALETSMVCEIPFETLDDLSGKMPNLRQQMMRLMSGEIKGDQDMILLLSKKNAEERLAAFIYNLSRRFAQRGFSQREFRLTMTRGDIGNYLGLTVETISRLLGRFQKSEMLSVKGKYITIENHEMLSQLAGQSAPVSA, encoded by the coding sequence ATGATCCCGGAAAAGCGTATTATTCGACGTATCCAATCTGGTGGCTGTGCAATCCATTGTCAGGACTGTAGCATCAGCCAGCTTTGTATTCCTTTCACCCTGAACGAACATGAACTCGATCAGTTAGACAACATTATCGAAAGGAAAAAGCCGATCCAAAAAGGTCAGGCATTGTTTAAAGCCGGTGATGAACTGAAGTCTTTATATGCGATTCGTTCCGGCACCATCAAAAGTTATACCATCACTGAGCAAGGCGACGAGCAAATCACGGGCTTTCATCTCGCCGGCGATTTAGTGGGTTTTGATGCCATTGGTGGTTTACAGCATCCAAGTTTTGCACAAGCGTTGGAAACGTCTATGGTTTGTGAAATTCCGTTTGAGACGCTCGACGATCTCTCCGGAAAAATGCCAAATCTGCGCCAGCAAATGATGCGCCTGATGAGCGGTGAGATAAAAGGCGACCAGGATATGATCCTGCTATTGTCGAAGAAAAATGCTGAAGAAAGACTGGCTGCATTTATCTATAACCTCTCCCGCCGCTTTGCACAACGTGGTTTCTCTCAGCGCGAATTTCGCCTGACCATGACCCGTGGCGACATCGGGAATTACCTCGGCCTGACGGTGGAAACCATCAGTCGTTTACTCGGCCGTTTCCAGAAATCGGAAATGCTGAGCGTAAAAGGTAAATACATCACCATTGAGAATCATGAAATGCTTTCTCAATTAGCCGGTCAGTCTGCTCCGGTTTCTGCCTGA
- the uspE gene encoding universal stress protein UspE: MAKYQNLLVAIDPNQDDQPALRRAVYLVQRNGGRIKAFLSIYDFSYEMTTMLSPDERTSMRQSVISEREEWIKEQCRYYVEAGIPIDVKVVWHNKPFEAIIQEVVSNNHDLLLKMAHQHDRLESVIFTPTDWNLLRKCPCPVWMVKDQPWPEGGKAVVAVNLSSEEPYHDPLNIKLVKETIELASHVNQTEVHLVGAYPVTPINIAIELPDFDPSVYNDAIRGQHLIAMKALRQKFQLDEKFTHVEKGLPEEVIPDLAEHLQAGVVVLGAIGRTGLSAAFLGNTTEQVIDHLKCDLLAIKPDDFECPITSDDEEEDEDE, encoded by the coding sequence ATGGCTAAGTATCAGAATTTACTGGTTGCTATAGACCCCAATCAGGATGACCAACCCGCGCTACGTCGTGCCGTTTATCTGGTGCAACGTAATGGCGGCCGCATCAAAGCCTTCCTGTCGATTTATGACTTCTCCTATGAGATGACCACCATGCTGTCCCCCGACGAACGGACCAGTATGCGACAAAGTGTGATCAGCGAACGGGAAGAATGGATTAAAGAACAGTGCCGGTATTATGTCGAAGCGGGCATTCCCATTGATGTCAAAGTTGTCTGGCATAACAAACCTTTCGAAGCCATTATTCAGGAAGTCGTTTCCAATAATCACGATTTGTTGTTGAAAATGGCTCATCAGCACGATCGCCTTGAGTCTGTTATTTTCACCCCGACTGACTGGAACTTACTGCGTAAATGTCCGTGTCCGGTATGGATGGTGAAAGACCAGCCATGGCCGGAGGGCGGCAAAGCGGTTGTTGCCGTTAACCTTTCCAGCGAAGAACCTTATCATGACCCGCTCAACATTAAACTGGTGAAAGAAACCATTGAGCTGGCGTCTCACGTTAACCAGACGGAAGTCCATCTGGTAGGCGCCTATCCGGTTACCCCGATCAACATTGCTATCGAACTGCCGGACTTCGACCCAAGCGTATATAACGACGCCATCCGCGGTCAGCACCTGATCGCGATGAAAGCGTTGCGCCAGAAATTCCAGCTTGATGAGAAATTCACACATGTGGAAAAAGGTCTGCCGGAAGAAGTCATTCCTGACCTTGCAGAGCATTTGCAGGCGGGCGTCGTTGTTCTCGGCGCTATTGGTCGCACCGGCCTTTCTGCCGCATTTTTAGGGAATACTACCGAACAGGTGATCGACCATCTGAAATGTGATCTGCTGGCGATCAAACCGGATGATTTTGAATGCCCGATTACATCAGATGACGAAGAAGAAGATGAAGACGAGTAA
- the tnpA gene encoding IS200/IS605-like element IS1541D family transposase, with protein MGDEKSLAHTRWNCKYHIVFAPKYRRQVFYGEKRRAVGSILRKLCEWKNVHILEAECCADHIHMLVEIPPKMSVSSFMGYLKGKSSLMLYEQFGDLKFKYRNREFWCRGYYVDTVGKNTSKIQEYIKHQLEQDKLGEQLSIPYPGSPFTGGK; from the coding sequence ATGGGGGACGAAAAGAGCTTAGCGCACACCCGATGGAACTGTAAATATCACATAGTTTTCGCGCCTAAATACCGAAGGCAGGTCTTCTACGGCGAGAAACGCCGTGCAGTAGGGAGTATTTTAAGAAAACTGTGTGAATGGAAAAATGTGCACATTCTGGAAGCAGAATGCTGTGCAGATCACATCCATATGCTTGTGGAAATCCCGCCGAAGATGAGTGTATCGAGCTTCATGGGGTATCTGAAGGGCAAAAGTAGTCTGATGCTATATGAACAATTTGGTGATCTTAAATTCAAATACAGGAACAGGGAGTTTTGGTGCCGAGGGTATTATGTAGATACAGTGGGTAAAAATACATCGAAGATCCAGGAATACATAAAGCACCAACTGGAGCAGGATAAACTAGGGGAACAGTTATCAATCCCGTATCCAGGGAGCCCGTTTACGGGCGGTAAGTAA
- the pntB gene encoding Re/Si-specific NAD(P)(+) transhydrogenase subunit beta: MSGGLVTAAYIVAAILFICSLAGLSKHETSKQGNIFGVTGMAIALIATILGPDSGNVGWIIVAMVIGGAIGVYLARKVEMTEMPELVAILHSFVGLAAVLVGFNSYLDHGAVPMEGVMENIHLTEVFLGIFIGAVTFTGSIVAFGKLRGIISSKPLALPHRHKLNLAALVVSFLLMVMFVRTESVGLQVLALLIMTVIALAFGWHLVSSIGGADMPVVVSMLNSYSGWAAAAAGFMLSNDLLIVTGALVGSSGAILSYIMCKAMNRSFISVIAGGFGTDGSSTGNAEEMGEYHEASAEDVADMLKNASSVIITPGYGMAVAQAQYPVHDITAKLRAKGIKVRFGIHPVAGRLPGHMNVLLAEAKVPYDIVLEMDEINDDFSDTDVVLVIGANDTVNPAAQEDPRSPIAGMPVLEVWKAQNVIVFKRSMNTGYAGVQNPLFFKENTQMLFGDAKESVEKILRAL, from the coding sequence ATGTCTGGGGGTTTAGTTACAGCAGCATATATTGTTGCCGCAATTTTGTTCATTTGCAGCCTTGCGGGGCTGTCAAAACATGAAACATCCAAGCAGGGTAATATTTTCGGCGTTACCGGGATGGCTATCGCGTTAATCGCGACCATTCTCGGGCCTGACTCCGGGAATGTTGGCTGGATCATCGTTGCGATGGTGATCGGCGGTGCGATCGGTGTTTATCTGGCACGGAAAGTCGAAATGACCGAAATGCCTGAACTGGTGGCGATTCTGCACAGCTTCGTGGGTCTGGCAGCGGTTCTGGTGGGCTTTAACAGTTATCTGGATCATGGTGCAGTGCCGATGGAAGGCGTGATGGAAAATATCCATCTGACCGAAGTATTCCTCGGTATCTTCATCGGTGCAGTGACCTTTACCGGTTCGATTGTGGCGTTCGGCAAACTGCGCGGGATTATTTCGTCCAAACCGCTGGCATTACCGCATCGTCATAAACTGAATCTGGCTGCGCTGGTTGTTTCTTTCCTGCTGATGGTGATGTTCGTTCGCACCGAAAGCGTAGGGCTGCAGGTTCTCGCCTTACTGATCATGACCGTGATCGCTCTGGCGTTTGGCTGGCATCTGGTGTCATCCATCGGTGGTGCGGACATGCCGGTTGTGGTTTCCATGCTGAACTCCTATTCCGGTTGGGCTGCCGCTGCGGCGGGCTTTATGCTCAGCAACGACCTGCTTATCGTCACCGGTGCGCTGGTCGGTTCTTCCGGTGCGATTCTGTCCTACATCATGTGTAAAGCCATGAACCGGTCGTTCATCAGCGTGATTGCAGGCGGTTTCGGTACTGACGGTTCTTCTACCGGTAATGCTGAAGAGATGGGGGAATATCACGAAGCCAGCGCGGAAGACGTGGCTGACATGCTCAAAAACGCCAGTTCTGTGATCATCACCCCAGGCTACGGCATGGCGGTTGCTCAGGCGCAATATCCCGTGCATGACATCACGGCGAAATTACGTGCGAAAGGCATCAAGGTACGTTTCGGTATTCACCCTGTCGCAGGGCGTCTGCCGGGCCACATGAACGTATTACTGGCTGAAGCAAAAGTGCCGTATGACATCGTGCTGGAAATGGATGAAATCAATGATGATTTCAGCGATACCGACGTGGTGCTGGTTATCGGTGCCAATGACACCGTAAACCCGGCCGCGCAGGAAGATCCGCGCAGCCCGATCGCCGGTATGCCGGTGCTTGAAGTCTGGAAAGCGCAGAACGTGATTGTATTTAAACGTTCGATGAATACCGGTTATGCCGGTGTGCAGAACCCGCTGTTCTTCAAAGAAAATACCCAAATGCTGTTTGGCGATGCTAAAGAAAGCGTAGAGAAAATCCTGCGCGCGCTGTAA
- the pntA gene encoding Re/Si-specific NAD(P)(+) transhydrogenase subunit alpha, with protein sequence MRIGVPRERLTNEARVAATPKTVEQLLKLGFTVAIEQGAGKLASFEDSAYEQAGATIVSGDDVWQSDIVLKVNAPENDEIDKLQAGTTLVSFIWPAQNPELIQKLADRQVTAMAMDSVPRISRAQSLDALSSMANIAGYRAIVEAAHEFGRFFTGQITAAGKVPPAKVMIIGAGVAGLAAIGAAGSLGAIVRAFDTRPEVKEQVKSMGAEFLELDFEEEAGNGDGYAKVMSEAFIKAEMALFAAQAEEVDIIVTTALIPGRPAPKLITKEMVASMKPGSVIVDLAAQTGGNCELTVADKITTTENGVKIIGYTDLPSRLPTQSSQLYGTNLVNLLKLLCKEKNGEIEVDFEDTVVRGVTVVKSGEVTWPAPPIQVSAQPQAAKAAEPVAKVEAKPASPWTKFIIMAVAIVLFGWLANVAPKEFLSHFTVFALSCVVGYYVVWNVSHALHTPLMSVTNAISGIIVVGAVLQIGHGGWVSFLSFVAVLIASINIFGGFTVTQRMLKMFRKN encoded by the coding sequence ATGCGTATTGGTGTACCAAGAGAGCGGTTGACCAATGAAGCCAGGGTTGCAGCCACGCCGAAAACGGTGGAACAGTTGCTGAAACTCGGCTTTACGGTTGCTATCGAACAGGGTGCCGGTAAGTTAGCCAGCTTTGAAGACTCTGCTTATGAGCAAGCGGGGGCGACGATCGTCAGCGGCGATGATGTATGGCAATCAGATATCGTTTTGAAGGTTAATGCGCCTGAAAACGATGAAATCGATAAATTACAGGCAGGAACCACGTTAGTCAGCTTTATCTGGCCTGCGCAAAACCCTGAGCTGATCCAAAAACTGGCCGACCGTCAGGTAACCGCAATGGCTATGGATTCTGTGCCGCGTATTTCCCGCGCGCAGTCCCTCGACGCCCTGAGTTCAATGGCTAACATCGCCGGTTACCGTGCGATTGTTGAAGCGGCGCATGAATTCGGTCGTTTCTTTACCGGGCAAATCACTGCCGCAGGTAAAGTGCCGCCGGCAAAAGTGATGATTATCGGTGCCGGTGTGGCTGGTCTGGCTGCTATCGGTGCAGCTGGCAGCCTCGGTGCTATCGTCCGCGCGTTTGATACCCGCCCTGAAGTAAAAGAGCAGGTCAAAAGTATGGGGGCTGAATTCCTCGAGCTGGATTTTGAGGAAGAAGCAGGCAACGGCGACGGTTACGCCAAAGTGATGTCCGAAGCGTTTATTAAAGCGGAAATGGCGCTGTTTGCGGCGCAGGCCGAAGAAGTGGACATTATCGTCACGACCGCGCTGATCCCTGGCCGTCCTGCACCGAAGCTCATCACCAAAGAGATGGTCGCGTCCATGAAACCGGGCAGTGTGATCGTCGATCTGGCAGCCCAGACAGGCGGTAACTGTGAGCTGACTGTCGCAGATAAAATCACCACCACTGAAAACGGCGTGAAGATTATCGGTTATACCGATTTGCCAAGCCGTCTGCCAACACAGTCTTCCCAGCTTTACGGCACCAATCTGGTTAACCTGCTGAAGCTGCTGTGCAAAGAGAAGAACGGAGAAATCGAGGTTGATTTCGAAGATACCGTGGTGCGCGGTGTGACAGTCGTAAAATCCGGTGAAGTGACCTGGCCCGCACCGCCGATTCAGGTATCTGCCCAGCCTCAGGCTGCGAAAGCCGCAGAACCGGTTGCCAAAGTGGAAGCCAAACCGGCCTCGCCGTGGACCAAATTCATCATTATGGCAGTGGCTATTGTGCTGTTTGGCTGGCTGGCGAATGTGGCTCCGAAAGAGTTCCTTTCTCACTTTACCGTGTTCGCGCTGTCCTGCGTGGTCGGTTATTACGTGGTATGGAATGTCAGTCATGCGCTGCATACCCCGCTGATGTCGGTGACTAACGCCATCTCAGGGATTATCGTCGTCGGTGCCGTACTGCAAATTGGTCACGGCGGCTGGGTGAGTTTCCTGTCCTTCGTCGCGGTTCTGATTGCCAGTATCAATATTTTCGGCGGATTCACCGTCACTCAGCGCATGCTGAAGATGTTTCGTAAGAACTAA
- the ydgH gene encoding DUF1471 family protein YdgH, whose amino-acid sequence MKLTKTIIASALFSVSALSAAHAAQEISPQKAAAIKPFDRIVITGRFNTLGDAADAVSRRADTLGADYFYIQDTNSTNNSGNWRVVADIYKKDAPEISNEPHYRVINGVVELPKDVAYGLEPFDTVTVNGFYRSQPDVNDAITKAAKEKGAYSFFIVRQVDANSGGNQYITAFIYKKDAQKRVVQSPDAIPADSEAGKAALAAGGAAAARVEIPGVASSGSPSRDVGRFFETQSSTGKRYTVTATNGAKIQEVNDVTAAQMVPFDSTTFTGHFNSTTDVSQEVANRAAAKGAKFYHITRQWQNKSGGNLTVSADFFK is encoded by the coding sequence ATGAAGCTGACAAAAACGATCATCGCATCGGCCCTGTTTTCTGTTTCTGCGCTGTCTGCTGCACATGCCGCGCAGGAAATTAGCCCGCAGAAAGCAGCAGCCATTAAGCCTTTTGATCGCATTGTTATTACCGGGCGATTCAACACGCTGGGCGACGCCGCTGACGCCGTTTCCCGCCGTGCCGATACGCTGGGTGCAGATTATTTTTATATTCAGGATACCAACAGCACTAACAATAGCGGCAACTGGCGCGTAGTTGCAGACATCTATAAAAAAGATGCGCCAGAAATCAGCAACGAACCTCACTATCGTGTTATCAACGGGGTGGTTGAATTGCCTAAAGACGTTGCTTACGGCCTCGAACCTTTCGATACCGTCACAGTTAACGGTTTCTACCGCAGCCAGCCAGACGTCAACGATGCCATTACGAAAGCAGCGAAAGAAAAAGGGGCATATTCCTTCTTCATCGTTCGCCAGGTTGACGCCAACAGCGGCGGCAACCAGTACATCACGGCCTTCATTTATAAGAAAGATGCACAAAAACGCGTTGTCCAGTCTCCGGATGCTATCCCTGCTGATTCTGAAGCCGGTAAAGCAGCACTGGCAGCGGGCGGCGCAGCGGCAGCCAGGGTTGAAATCCCGGGTGTGGCTTCCTCTGGCAGCCCAAGCCGTGATGTCGGTCGTTTCTTTGAAACACAGTCATCAACCGGCAAACGTTACACTGTCACTGCAACAAACGGTGCCAAGATTCAGGAGGTGAATGACGTGACCGCCGCACAGATGGTTCCGTTTGATTCCACCACTTTCACCGGCCACTTCAACAGCACCACGGATGTTTCGCAGGAAGTGGCGAACCGTGCGGCTGCCAAAGGTGCCAAGTTCTACCACATTACCCGTCAGTGGCAGAACAAGAGCGGTGGTAACCTGACTGTAAGCGCAGACTTCTTCAAATAA